From a region of the Castor canadensis chromosome 7, mCasCan1.hap1v2, whole genome shotgun sequence genome:
- the Avpi1 gene encoding arginine vasopressin-induced protein 1 isoform X1: MGTPASVVSEPPPWQAPTEARGRKQASANIFQDAELLQIQGLFQHSGDQLAEERAQIIWECAGDHRMAEALRRLRRKRPPRQKALGHSLHHCSRLTSVPEPGSLLVDSQSSATETASSEQFGNSRRIRRNWRKSDPTSYLHQIRH, from the exons ATGGGCACCCCAGCCTCTGTGGTGAGTGAGCCACCCCCTTGGCAGGCCCCCACTGAGGCCCGGGGCCGCAAGCAGGCCTCGGCCAATATCTTCCAAGATGCTGAGTTGCTGCAGATCCAGGGCCTGTTTCAGCACAGTGGGGACCAACTGGCTGAGGAGCGAGCCCAGATCATCTGGGAGTGTGCTGGGGATCACCGTATGGCAGAGGCCCTGAGGAGGCTGCGCAGGAAGAGGCCCCCAAGGCAGAAGGCCCTGGGTCATTCACTGCACCACTGCAGCCGGCTCAC CAGTGTTCCAGAGCCCGGCTCTCTATTGGTTGACTCACAGAGCAGTGCCACTGAGACAGCCTCCAGTGAGCAGTTTGGGAACTCCCGAAGGATCCGCAGGAACTGGAGGAAGTCAGACCCCACAAGCTATCTCCACCAGATCAGACACTGA
- the Avpi1 gene encoding arginine vasopressin-induced protein 1 isoform X2, giving the protein MGTPASVVSEPPPWQAPTEARGRKQASANIFQDAELLQIQGLFQHSGDQLAEERAQIIWECAGDHRMAEALRRLRRKRPPRQKALGHSLHHCSRLTVPEPGSLLVDSQSSATETASSEQFGNSRRIRRNWRKSDPTSYLHQIRH; this is encoded by the exons ATGGGCACCCCAGCCTCTGTGGTGAGTGAGCCACCCCCTTGGCAGGCCCCCACTGAGGCCCGGGGCCGCAAGCAGGCCTCGGCCAATATCTTCCAAGATGCTGAGTTGCTGCAGATCCAGGGCCTGTTTCAGCACAGTGGGGACCAACTGGCTGAGGAGCGAGCCCAGATCATCTGGGAGTGTGCTGGGGATCACCGTATGGCAGAGGCCCTGAGGAGGCTGCGCAGGAAGAGGCCCCCAAGGCAGAAGGCCCTGGGTCATTCACTGCACCACTGCAGCCGGCTCAC TGTTCCAGAGCCCGGCTCTCTATTGGTTGACTCACAGAGCAGTGCCACTGAGACAGCCTCCAGTGAGCAGTTTGGGAACTCCCGAAGGATCCGCAGGAACTGGAGGAAGTCAGACCCCACAAGCTATCTCCACCAGATCAGACACTGA